TTTTTTCTATGGTATTGGTCACCTCCAAAAGCCGGTCAGCCAGCGTGGACTTGCCGTGGTCAATGTGGGCGATAATGGAAAAGTTTCTGATTCGTCCGACATTTGCCCCGTTAGATGTCTGTGGTGATTCTTGCATGGTAATTATTTGCTCCCAATAGAAACGCTTCTTACTTGGATTAAACAAGCAAGAAACATCTAATGGGGTCAGCTCCAGCTTAGCAAAAATCCGCGCAAATTCCAGCTATTATAGTAATTCAAGAAATTCTTCCTTTGACATCTTCGCGTCTTCAATGATTGCTTTTAACAAAGGCTTTTTGATTGTTTTACCAAAATGAACGGGCACAACCGTTCTTACCTTTCTTTCGGGGTGAACCAAGATTAAATGACTGCCTTTTTGGCGGTCTTCAACAAACCCCGCTTTCTTTAAAGCCTTAACGACTTTTTTGGAATTAAGAGCGGGGA
The sequence above is drawn from the Candidatus Paceibacter sp. genome and encodes:
- a CDS encoding type II toxin-antitoxin system HicA family toxin, which codes for MKYLPALNSKKVVKALKKAGFVEDRQKGSHLILVHPERKVRTVVPVHFGKTIKKPLLKAIIEDAKMSKEEFLELL